In the Pseudonocardia cypriaca genome, one interval contains:
- a CDS encoding (2Fe-2S)-binding protein codes for MVDATDPGEETVTGVALTVNGQPVVVEVDSRTSLLDLLRENLELPGTKKGCDAGACGACTVHVNGRRVLSCLMLAVRLEGADVVTIEGLAPGDGRLHPLQAAFVEQDALQCGYCTPGQIMSGVSCIREGHAGSAEEIREWMSGNLCRCGCYLKIVRAVEQAAGEE; via the coding sequence GTGGTCGACGCGACGGACCCGGGGGAGGAGACCGTCACCGGCGTCGCCCTGACGGTGAACGGACAGCCCGTCGTCGTGGAGGTCGACAGCCGGACGTCGCTGCTGGACCTGCTGCGCGAGAACCTGGAGCTGCCCGGCACGAAGAAGGGTTGTGACGCAGGCGCCTGCGGCGCGTGCACCGTGCACGTCAACGGTCGCCGGGTCCTGTCGTGCCTCATGCTCGCGGTGCGGTTGGAGGGCGCGGACGTCGTCACGATCGAGGGGCTCGCGCCCGGCGACGGCCGGCTGCACCCCCTGCAGGCGGCCTTCGTCGAGCAGGACGCGCTCCAGTGCGGGTACTGCACGCCGGGGCAGATCATGTCCGGGGTCAGCTGCATCCGGGAGGGCCACGCCGGTTCGGCGGAGGAGATCCGGGAGTGGATGAGCGGCAACCTCTGCCGGTGCGGCTGCTACCTGAAGATCGTCAGGGCGGTCGAGCAGGCGGCGGGGGAGGAGTGA
- a CDS encoding fumarylacetoacetate hydrolase family protein, translating to MKWVTYEAGDGVRTGVLDGGSVRGLAAGTTLEGLLASGGLTEAGEDARRAPAEVRALAEVRLLAPLRRPPSVRDGLCFLDHLRGCYRALGRDVRLAEVWSRSPAFYFANADAIVGPYDDVPISPGSTMFDFELELGAVIGRGGRDLHPHRAEEHIAGFTLYNDWTARDHQVVDMAQGIGMAKSKDSAITLGPALVTVDELEPHRRDGRLVLELSATVNGEELTRGTLAQMDWTFGELLAYISRGTDLPPGAVIGSGTVPGGCLLEHVDTSELGDFPRWLQPGDVVSLSGVGLGETRQTVTQGIDVIPLRLEEESRAGRR from the coding sequence ATGAAGTGGGTCACCTACGAGGCGGGAGACGGCGTCCGCACCGGCGTGCTCGACGGCGGGTCCGTCCGAGGGCTCGCCGCGGGCACGACCCTGGAGGGGCTGCTGGCGAGCGGCGGTCTCACCGAGGCGGGGGAGGACGCGCGGCGCGCGCCCGCGGAGGTCCGCGCACTGGCCGAGGTGCGGCTGCTCGCCCCGCTGCGTCGTCCGCCGTCGGTGCGGGACGGGCTGTGCTTCCTCGACCACCTCCGCGGGTGCTACCGGGCGCTCGGCCGGGACGTCCGGTTGGCCGAGGTGTGGTCGCGGAGCCCCGCCTTCTACTTCGCCAACGCCGACGCGATCGTCGGGCCGTACGACGACGTCCCGATCTCGCCGGGTTCCACGATGTTCGACTTCGAGCTCGAGCTCGGCGCCGTGATCGGGCGGGGTGGCCGCGACCTGCACCCGCACCGCGCCGAGGAGCACATCGCCGGCTTCACGCTCTACAACGACTGGACCGCGCGCGACCACCAGGTCGTGGACATGGCCCAGGGCATCGGGATGGCCAAGAGCAAGGACAGCGCCATCACGCTGGGGCCTGCGCTGGTCACCGTCGACGAGCTCGAACCGCACCGCCGGGACGGGCGTCTGGTGCTCGAGCTGTCCGCGACGGTCAACGGTGAGGAGCTGACCCGGGGAACGCTCGCCCAGATGGACTGGACCTTCGGCGAGCTACTCGCCTACATCTCGCGGGGGACGGATCTCCCGCCGGGTGCGGTGATCGGGTCCGGCACGGTTCCCGGTGGCTGCCTGCTCGAGCACGTAGACACCTCTGAGCTGGGAGATTTCCCGCGCTGGCTGCAGCCGGGGGACGTGGTTAGCCTCAGTGGGGTGGGGCTGGGGGAGACCCGGCAGACCGTGACGCAGGGGATCGACGTCATCCCGCTGCGACTCGAGGAGGAGTCCCGTGCCGGACGTCGATGA
- a CDS encoding SDR family oxidoreductase — translation MPRTRPDITVPDLTGKRAVVTGASDGFGLGLATRLAAAGAEVVMPVRNPAKGHAAIGRIADQVPGAHVSLRELDLSSLASVAALGETLRAEGRPIHILVNNAGVMEPPDRLTTTDGFELQFGTNHLGHVALIAHLLPLLRSGHARITNQLSLAARFGTISWDDLNWERSYASRGAYAQSKIAFGLFGLELDRRSQAGGWGITSNISHPGVAPTNLLAAQPHMGRDQAVPQYRLIRMLSRWGVMGTVETAVLPALYAATSPDARGGRFYGPNGFGGLSGAPAEQTLYRPLRSTEDAERVWRVSQELAKVSFTAPQPHPGPRQAG, via the coding sequence ATGCCACGCACCCGCCCCGACATCACCGTCCCCGACCTGACCGGCAAGCGCGCCGTCGTCACCGGCGCCAGCGACGGCTTCGGCCTCGGTCTCGCCACCCGCCTCGCCGCCGCAGGCGCCGAGGTCGTCATGCCCGTCCGCAACCCGGCCAAGGGACACGCCGCGATCGGCAGGATCGCCGACCAGGTGCCCGGCGCGCACGTCTCGCTGCGCGAGCTCGACCTGTCCTCGCTCGCCTCCGTCGCCGCCCTCGGCGAGACCCTGCGGGCCGAGGGCCGGCCGATCCACATCCTCGTCAACAACGCCGGCGTCATGGAGCCCCCGGACCGGCTGACCACCACCGACGGGTTCGAGCTGCAGTTCGGCACCAACCACCTCGGCCACGTCGCCCTCATCGCCCACCTGCTGCCGCTGCTGCGCTCCGGCCACGCCCGCATCACCAACCAGCTCAGCCTCGCCGCCCGCTTCGGCACCATCAGCTGGGACGACCTGAACTGGGAACGCAGCTACGCCAGCCGCGGCGCCTACGCCCAGTCCAAGATCGCTTTCGGGCTCTTCGGCCTGGAGCTCGACCGGCGCAGCCAGGCGGGCGGCTGGGGCATCACCAGCAACATCTCCCACCCCGGAGTCGCCCCGACCAACCTGCTCGCCGCCCAACCGCACATGGGACGCGACCAGGCCGTCCCCCAGTACCGCCTGATCCGAATGCTGTCCCGCTGGGGCGTCATGGGGACGGTCGAGACAGCCGTGCTGCCGGCGCTGTACGCCGCGACCTCCCCCGACGCCCGCGGCGGCCGGTTCTACGGTCCGAACGGGTTCGGCGGCCTCTCCGGCGCCCCCGCCGAGCAGACCCTCTACCGCCCGCTCCGCAGCACCGAGGACGCCGAGCGCGTCTGGCGCGTTTCCCAGGAACTGGCGAAGGTGTCCTTCACCGCGCCGCAACCGCACCCCGGGCCACGCCAGGCGGGGTGA
- a CDS encoding FAD binding domain-containing protein, which produces MFPFSYTTVPDVDAAVRAGRSGGRYIAGGTTLVDLMRETVERPDTLVDISALPLTGITSIPGGGLRLGALARMADVAADPAVRDAYPVVAQALELSASPQLRNMATIGGNIMQRTRCSYFRDVSAACNKRAPGSGCAAQEGYNRAHAILGTSDACVATHPSDLAVALAALDARVHTRGPDGDRTVPFADFHLLPGATPDREQDLRPGELIVAVEVPPHPRPLASGYLKVRDRQSYEFALTSAAVALHVQGGVIRAAGVAAGGVGTVPWRLRAVEQHLVGRRPADGLWAAAAERAAEGARPLAHNGFKVDLLRRTVERQLRIVGGGS; this is translated from the coding sequence GTGTTCCCCTTCTCGTACACCACCGTCCCCGACGTCGACGCGGCCGTCCGGGCCGGCAGGAGCGGCGGCCGGTACATCGCAGGCGGCACGACGCTCGTCGACCTGATGCGCGAGACCGTCGAGCGCCCCGACACGCTCGTGGACATCTCCGCGCTCCCGTTGACCGGGATCACGTCCATCCCGGGGGGTGGCCTGCGCCTCGGCGCGCTCGCCCGGATGGCGGACGTCGCGGCCGACCCGGCGGTCCGGGACGCGTACCCGGTCGTCGCCCAGGCGCTGGAGCTGAGCGCGTCGCCGCAGCTGCGCAACATGGCCACGATCGGCGGCAACATCATGCAGCGAACCCGCTGCTCCTACTTCCGGGACGTGTCGGCGGCGTGCAACAAGCGCGCGCCCGGCTCCGGCTGCGCCGCGCAGGAGGGCTACAACCGCGCCCACGCGATTCTCGGCACGTCGGACGCGTGCGTCGCCACCCATCCCTCCGACCTCGCGGTGGCGCTCGCGGCGCTGGACGCGCGCGTCCACACGCGCGGCCCCGATGGTGACCGCACGGTGCCCTTCGCCGACTTCCACCTGCTCCCGGGCGCCACCCCCGACCGGGAGCAGGACCTGCGGCCCGGCGAGCTGATCGTCGCCGTCGAGGTGCCGCCGCACCCGCGTCCGCTCGCGTCCGGCTACCTCAAGGTGCGCGACCGGCAGAGCTACGAGTTCGCGCTGACGTCGGCCGCCGTCGCCCTGCACGTGCAGGGCGGGGTGATCCGGGCCGCCGGGGTCGCCGCCGGCGGGGTGGGCACGGTGCCCTGGCGGCTGCGCGCGGTGGAGCAGCACCTCGTCGGCCGGCGGCCCGCCGACGGGCTTTGGGCCGCGGCGGCCGAACGGGCCGCCGAGGGGGCGCGGCCGCTGGCGCACAACGGTTTCAAGGTCGACCTGCTCCGCCGCACCGTCGAACGTCAGCTGCGCATCGTGGGAGGTGGGTCGTGA
- a CDS encoding helix-turn-helix transcriptional regulator: MIDRAGLGAFLRHRRESLQPEDVGLPRGSRRRTSGLRREEVAALCHMSTDYYARLERERGPQPSEQMIASIAQGLHLSLDERDHLFRLAGHHPPTRGADSEHISPGLLRILDRLADTPAEIVTELGETLRQTPLGVALTGDATRYTGPARSNGYRWFTDPAARRLYAPEDHAFLSRMYAAGLRAIVTLRGPGSRAAHLADLLLAQCEEFRRVWDNQEIGIRPHDTKRFVHPEVGRLELNCQRLLDPEQSHYMMVYTAVPGSESYEKLQLLSVIGAQPVQSDL; this comes from the coding sequence ATGATCGACCGAGCCGGGCTGGGGGCGTTCCTGCGCCACCGCCGGGAGTCACTACAGCCCGAGGACGTCGGCCTCCCGCGCGGATCACGCCGCAGGACCAGCGGGCTGCGGCGCGAGGAGGTCGCTGCTCTCTGCCACATGTCGACCGACTACTACGCGCGCCTCGAGCGCGAACGCGGGCCCCAGCCGTCCGAGCAGATGATCGCCTCGATCGCGCAGGGCCTGCACCTCTCGCTCGACGAGCGCGACCACCTGTTCCGCCTCGCCGGGCACCACCCGCCCACCCGCGGCGCGGACAGCGAGCACATCAGTCCCGGCCTGCTGCGCATCCTCGACCGGCTGGCCGACACCCCCGCCGAGATCGTCACCGAGCTCGGCGAGACCCTGCGCCAGACCCCTCTCGGGGTGGCCCTCACCGGGGACGCGACCAGGTACACGGGTCCGGCGCGCAGCAACGGCTACCGCTGGTTCACCGACCCCGCCGCACGGCGGCTGTACGCGCCGGAGGACCACGCGTTCCTGTCCCGGATGTACGCCGCGGGCCTGCGCGCGATCGTCACGTTGCGCGGTCCCGGTTCCCGGGCGGCGCACCTCGCGGACCTCCTCCTCGCGCAGTGCGAGGAGTTCCGGCGGGTGTGGGACAACCAGGAGATCGGGATCCGACCCCACGACACCAAGCGGTTCGTCCACCCGGAGGTCGGCCGGCTGGAGCTGAACTGCCAGCGGCTGCTCGACCCGGAGCAGTCGCACTACATGATGGTCTACACCGCGGTTCCGGGCAGCGAGAGCTACGAGAAGCTGCAGCTGCTCTCGGTCATCGGGGCTCAGCCGGTCCAGTCGGACCTGTGA
- a CDS encoding AMP-binding protein — protein MPDVDDTVERWLSEYAAPDANVATLLCDRHDPDAVAFRFVDEDLAGSTLTYGELGDRSRRLATGLADRGVERGDRVAVLMSKRPELVVALLALWRLGAVHVPLFTAFAGGAIRLRVESAQTRLVLTEPEQRAKLDALEGVDVLETGPDVDRLVGDSAPWTTSEAVGGDGAFLQLYTSGTTGKPKGVVVPVRALAAFQTYLHYGLDVRAEDVYWNAADPGWAYGLYYGVVAPMVGGRANLLSRGTFTPGSTAAVMQRFGVTNFAGAPTMYRAMSKAAAGPVPLRRASSAGEPLTPDVVEWGKTTFGVPIADHYGQTELGMVIGNHWHEDVARPIRAGSMGHPLPGFVAGAVDGQIAVDASASRLFWFEGYQDAPEKSAERFIEAGRWYLTGDAGRTDEDGYFFFTARDDDVILASGYRIGPFDVESVLVTHPAVVDVAVVGRPDPEGVRGEVVEAFVVTSAPPEAHDALARELQVLVRDTYSRHAYPRTVHFVDALPKTPSGKIQRFLLRRG, from the coding sequence GTGCCGGACGTCGATGACACCGTTGAGCGCTGGCTGAGCGAGTACGCGGCGCCCGACGCGAACGTCGCCACCCTGCTCTGCGACCGCCACGACCCGGACGCGGTCGCCTTCCGGTTCGTGGACGAGGACCTGGCCGGGTCGACGCTGACCTACGGCGAGCTCGGCGACCGGTCCCGGCGCCTCGCCACCGGCCTCGCCGACCGGGGGGTGGAGCGTGGGGACCGGGTGGCGGTCCTGATGTCCAAGCGCCCCGAGCTCGTCGTCGCGCTGCTGGCGCTGTGGCGGCTGGGTGCGGTGCACGTGCCGCTGTTCACGGCCTTCGCCGGCGGCGCGATCCGGCTGCGGGTCGAGAGCGCGCAGACCCGGCTGGTCCTGACCGAGCCGGAGCAGCGGGCGAAGCTCGACGCGCTCGAGGGTGTCGACGTGCTCGAGACCGGCCCGGACGTCGACCGGCTCGTCGGCGACAGCGCGCCGTGGACCACGTCCGAGGCGGTCGGCGGCGACGGCGCCTTCCTGCAGCTCTACACCAGCGGCACGACCGGGAAGCCGAAGGGCGTCGTCGTTCCCGTGCGGGCGCTCGCCGCTTTCCAGACCTACCTGCACTACGGGCTCGACGTGCGGGCCGAGGACGTCTACTGGAACGCGGCGGACCCGGGCTGGGCCTACGGGCTCTACTACGGCGTCGTTGCGCCCATGGTGGGCGGGCGGGCCAACCTGCTGTCCCGTGGGACGTTCACCCCCGGGTCGACAGCGGCCGTGATGCAGCGGTTCGGCGTCACCAACTTCGCCGGTGCCCCCACCATGTACCGGGCGATGAGCAAGGCGGCGGCCGGGCCGGTCCCGCTACGCCGGGCATCGTCCGCCGGTGAGCCGCTCACCCCGGACGTGGTGGAGTGGGGGAAGACGACGTTCGGGGTCCCGATCGCGGACCACTACGGCCAGACCGAGCTGGGCATGGTCATCGGCAACCATTGGCACGAGGACGTCGCTCGGCCGATCCGGGCGGGCTCGATGGGGCATCCGCTGCCCGGCTTCGTCGCCGGTGCGGTGGACGGCCAGATCGCCGTCGACGCGTCGGCGAGCCGGTTGTTCTGGTTCGAGGGCTACCAGGACGCACCGGAGAAGTCGGCCGAACGCTTCATCGAGGCCGGGAGGTGGTACCTGACCGGCGACGCCGGCCGCACGGACGAGGACGGGTACTTCTTCTTCACGGCCCGCGACGACGACGTCATCCTGGCCTCGGGGTATCGCATCGGTCCGTTCGACGTCGAGAGCGTGCTGGTCACGCACCCCGCGGTCGTCGACGTGGCCGTGGTCGGGCGGCCGGACCCCGAAGGCGTCCGCGGCGAGGTCGTCGAGGCGTTCGTCGTCACGAGCGCCCCACCGGAAGCGCACGACGCGCTGGCCCGGGAGCTCCAGGTCCTCGTCCGGGACACGTACTCGCGCCACGCCTACCCGCGTACGGTCCACTTCGTCGATGCGCTGCCGAAGACGCCGAGCGGCAAGATCCAGCGATTCCTGTTGCGGCGGGGCTGA
- a CDS encoding amidohydrolase family protein, with the protein MDGDVGDFAVGDVLIVGDRVAAVGASISAPEAVVIDARHHIVMPGFCDPHIHCWEGSLGRIIPENIPQTTEDAIGGAPVSGRSYMYAAHRAFAPACRPEDIYAGTLNTLLAALNGGITTVVDNMHNARSPEHSDAGVEALLASGVRGVHAVGRPRAGTWADPFPADARRLRDRYFGDDDDLCSMRLFAAGFDDLTDLLPVRKELDVWFSFDSGIEKQDLARLYADGSFDGREAINHANFLSRDQRQLVIDNGAQVNVCPRIESQFRYGRIPYDEWVEQGLRPGLSNDNPMTYAIDMFAEMRALHLVQRVDQHRSGSASATLREILQSATQQGANNCGVGDVAGSLTPGKKADVILVDASAPHLFPRNNVLASVVQGAGVESVTAVLVNGRVVKWDGRLIGVDLDEVRRRVQESHDHLLDAVNWPHAAVDFDD; encoded by the coding sequence ATGGACGGTGACGTCGGCGACTTCGCCGTCGGCGACGTGCTGATCGTCGGGGACCGGGTCGCCGCGGTCGGGGCCTCGATCTCCGCGCCGGAGGCGGTCGTCATCGACGCGCGTCACCACATCGTCATGCCGGGCTTCTGCGACCCGCACATCCACTGCTGGGAGGGCTCACTCGGCCGGATCATCCCGGAGAACATCCCCCAGACCACCGAGGACGCGATCGGCGGTGCCCCGGTGTCGGGCCGCAGCTACATGTACGCCGCCCATCGGGCGTTCGCCCCGGCGTGCCGCCCGGAGGACATCTACGCGGGCACCCTGAACACCCTGCTGGCCGCGCTCAACGGCGGGATCACCACGGTCGTCGACAACATGCACAACGCCCGCTCGCCCGAGCACTCCGATGCCGGGGTCGAGGCGCTGCTCGCGTCCGGGGTGCGCGGTGTGCACGCCGTCGGACGCCCTCGTGCCGGCACCTGGGCCGACCCGTTCCCGGCCGATGCCCGGCGGTTGCGGGACCGGTACTTCGGCGACGACGACGACCTGTGCTCGATGCGTCTCTTCGCGGCCGGCTTCGACGACCTCACCGACCTCCTGCCCGTCCGCAAAGAACTCGATGTGTGGTTCTCCTTCGACAGCGGGATCGAGAAGCAGGACCTCGCCCGGTTGTACGCGGATGGATCCTTCGATGGACGGGAGGCGATCAACCACGCGAACTTCCTCTCACGTGACCAGCGGCAGCTCGTGATCGACAACGGGGCGCAGGTGAACGTGTGCCCCCGTATCGAGTCCCAGTTCCGGTACGGCCGGATCCCGTACGACGAATGGGTCGAGCAGGGGCTGCGGCCGGGGCTGAGCAACGACAACCCGATGACCTACGCGATCGACATGTTCGCCGAGATGCGTGCGCTCCACCTGGTGCAGCGGGTCGACCAGCACCGTTCCGGAAGTGCCTCGGCGACCCTGCGGGAGATCTTGCAGTCCGCCACCCAGCAGGGCGCGAACAACTGCGGCGTGGGGGACGTCGCAGGATCGCTGACTCCGGGCAAGAAGGCCGACGTCATCCTCGTCGACGCGTCGGCGCCACATCTCTTCCCCCGGAACAACGTGCTGGCCTCGGTCGTGCAGGGCGCCGGGGTGGAGTCCGTCACCGCCGTGCTCGTGAACGGCCGTGTCGTCAAGTGGGACGGCCGGCTGATCGGCGTCGACCTGGACGAGGTCCGGCGCCGCGTGCAGGAGTCCCACGACCACCTGCTCGACGCAGTGAACTGGCCGCACGCGGCCGTCGACTTCGACGACTAG
- a CDS encoding MFS transporter — MTQSSSVEAERRARRNIRLGSLGAALEYYDFVVYLYVATLIGQAFFPADMSPTMRLVQTFAIYSTGLLIRPVAGILIARVADRVGRKRLFILTVVVMSVATLLIGLLPTYDRIGVLAPVLLLLLRVAQGCAVGGEIPAAAVFVTEHARPDGVARAGAFQQMTAYSGFLLGAAAAFVAGLVATHLTPELPSLAWRLPFVVGGLLGVVAIYLRRRIDETPAFVRETVEEGKRPAAPVREVLGKHRRAVGYAVLLVIALTLVNITYFNFWPTYLQTVLGYSSTTSLAASLISIAGAMAAMPAWGYVADRYGWSRMLLWAGLSTAATTVLLLVVIPALPPGSGLAVWVQLPAALSAGGIAASAPGLVSAIFPTEVRQTGFSLPYNLVVAVLGGFLNLILVWLVANVGLGAPMYVVLVACGLTTVAAFVVLRVPIHLGRGARPTHGFSKAGDPAATGRPGLEGAMS; from the coding sequence ATGACGCAATCATCGTCGGTCGAGGCCGAACGGAGGGCCAGGCGGAACATCCGCCTGGGCTCGTTGGGCGCCGCACTCGAGTACTACGACTTCGTCGTCTACCTCTACGTGGCGACCTTGATCGGTCAGGCGTTCTTCCCGGCCGACATGTCGCCGACGATGAGGCTGGTCCAGACCTTCGCCATCTACTCGACCGGTCTCCTGATCAGGCCGGTCGCCGGGATCCTCATCGCCAGGGTGGCCGACCGGGTCGGGCGGAAGCGGTTGTTCATCCTGACCGTTGTCGTCATGTCGGTGGCCACGCTGCTCATCGGGCTGCTGCCGACCTACGACCGGATCGGCGTGCTCGCGCCGGTGCTGCTGTTGCTGCTGCGGGTCGCCCAGGGCTGCGCGGTGGGTGGGGAGATCCCCGCGGCCGCGGTCTTCGTCACCGAGCACGCCCGGCCGGACGGCGTCGCGCGGGCTGGCGCCTTCCAGCAGATGACGGCGTACAGCGGGTTCCTGCTCGGTGCGGCGGCTGCGTTCGTGGCCGGCCTCGTGGCGACGCACCTGACACCGGAGCTGCCCTCGCTCGCATGGCGGCTTCCGTTCGTCGTCGGCGGGTTGCTCGGGGTCGTGGCGATCTACCTGCGACGCAGGATCGACGAGACGCCCGCATTCGTCCGCGAGACCGTCGAGGAGGGCAAGCGTCCGGCCGCTCCGGTTCGTGAGGTGCTCGGCAAGCACCGCCGTGCGGTCGGGTACGCGGTCCTCCTCGTCATCGCCCTGACGCTCGTGAACATCACCTACTTCAACTTCTGGCCGACCTACCTGCAGACCGTCCTCGGCTACTCCTCGACGACGTCGCTGGCCGCCAGCCTGATCTCGATCGCGGGCGCGATGGCGGCCATGCCGGCATGGGGTTACGTCGCCGACCGGTACGGCTGGAGCCGGATGCTGCTCTGGGCCGGTCTGTCGACCGCGGCGACCACGGTGTTGCTCCTGGTCGTCATCCCCGCCCTGCCTCCGGGATCCGGGCTCGCCGTGTGGGTGCAACTGCCCGCGGCGCTGTCGGCCGGTGGGATCGCGGCCTCAGCCCCTGGCCTGGTCTCTGCCATCTTCCCGACCGAGGTGCGACAGACCGGCTTCTCGCTGCCGTACAACCTGGTCGTCGCGGTGCTAGGCGGCTTCCTCAACCTGATCCTGGTGTGGCTGGTCGCGAACGTCGGGCTCGGGGCGCCCATGTACGTGGTGCTGGTCGCGTGCGGCCTGACGACCGTCGCCGCCTTCGTCGTCCTGCGGGTCCCCATCCACCTCGGCCGAGGAGCCCGTCCGACCCACGGGTTCTCGAAGGCCGGCGACCCCGCAGCAACCGGCCGGCCCGGACTCGAAGGAGCGATGTCATGA
- a CDS encoding LysR family transcriptional regulator: protein MDIRQIQYFTTIVREGSFSRAARKLYVGQPALSKQVQALERELGVELLVRLPEGVRPTVAGARLDEMAQTLLGYVDDIRSAVREAAASLVGTVRLGLSPSLVPGLAGYLEERFADEHEQARIEIVEALPMFLGEWVEEGRLDLGIFTHQPCHANPHLSVTALGSDEMLLVARQGMLPDVGDHATPGVLQSLRLVLTPGFRDLLRASVELGQVAEDIGSRTDSIHRVRDLVARGEFCSVLPHTFVRDDLDAGLFEAVAFAPVLERQVVAATRAGRRCSPAVRAVIEMVRVRLGEFAELRDRARSAS from the coding sequence GTGGACATCCGGCAGATCCAGTACTTCACGACAATCGTCCGCGAGGGGAGCTTCAGCCGCGCCGCCCGCAAGCTGTACGTCGGCCAGCCCGCTCTCAGCAAGCAGGTCCAGGCGCTCGAGCGCGAGTTGGGCGTCGAGCTACTGGTGCGACTTCCCGAAGGCGTCCGTCCGACGGTCGCCGGTGCCCGCCTCGACGAGATGGCCCAGACCCTTCTCGGCTACGTGGACGACATCAGGTCGGCGGTTCGGGAGGCTGCTGCATCGCTGGTGGGAACCGTGCGACTCGGCCTGTCGCCGTCGCTCGTCCCCGGGCTGGCCGGTTACCTGGAGGAACGGTTCGCCGATGAGCACGAGCAGGCCCGTATCGAGATCGTCGAGGCCTTGCCGATGTTCCTCGGGGAATGGGTCGAGGAGGGGCGACTGGACCTCGGCATCTTCACCCATCAGCCCTGTCACGCGAACCCGCACCTGTCGGTCACCGCACTCGGTTCGGACGAGATGCTGCTCGTCGCGAGGCAGGGCATGCTTCCCGACGTCGGCGACCACGCCACCCCGGGCGTTCTCCAGTCCCTTCGGCTGGTCCTGACTCCGGGCTTTCGCGATCTACTGCGCGCGAGCGTCGAGCTGGGGCAGGTCGCGGAGGACATCGGTTCCCGCACGGACTCCATCCACCGGGTCAGGGACCTCGTGGCGCGGGGGGAGTTCTGCTCCGTCCTGCCGCACACGTTCGTTCGGGACGACCTGGACGCAGGCCTGTTCGAAGCCGTGGCATTCGCGCCGGTACTGGAGCGGCAGGTCGTGGCGGCCACCCGCGCGGGACGTCGGTGCTCGCCGGCCGTGCGTGCCGTCATCGAGATGGTGCGGGTACGGCTCGGCGAGTTCGCCGAACTGCGTGACCGCGCCCGGTCGGCGAGCTGA
- a CDS encoding DUF3159 domain-containing protein, which yields MDSEMATAPQRGLTVDDERPTIATATRRAVERSGGWTGVAIASAPTVAFVIANAVAGLTWAFIALAGAASVAFGVRLVRRESLRVALIGLVVAAGCALVAALTGEARGFFLVPTLLPAGWVLAFLGSVLVGRPLTGVALNRLARGPRNWRRHPALRRVYNVTSLIAAGICFVNFVLGGVLYLTDQLAAMAAMDVAVMPVPFVLAAFTVAAARRAIRRSAAATPTPRS from the coding sequence ATGGACAGCGAGATGGCCACGGCGCCGCAGCGAGGCCTCACCGTCGACGACGAGCGGCCGACCATCGCCACGGCCACGCGTCGGGCCGTGGAGAGGTCGGGGGGCTGGACCGGGGTCGCCATCGCCTCCGCTCCCACGGTCGCGTTCGTCATCGCCAACGCCGTCGCCGGGCTGACCTGGGCGTTCATCGCCCTCGCCGGGGCCGCATCCGTGGCCTTCGGCGTGCGGCTCGTGCGCCGGGAGTCCCTCAGGGTGGCACTGATCGGCCTGGTCGTCGCCGCCGGGTGCGCGCTGGTCGCCGCCCTCACCGGGGAAGCGCGGGGCTTCTTCCTCGTCCCCACCCTGCTGCCCGCCGGATGGGTGCTGGCCTTCCTCGGCTCGGTGCTCGTCGGGCGGCCCCTGACCGGGGTCGCGCTCAACCGCCTGGCCCGCGGGCCTCGCAACTGGCGCCGGCACCCCGCGCTGCGGCGCGTCTACAACGTCACGTCGCTGATCGCGGCAGGCATCTGCTTCGTCAACTTCGTCCTCGGCGGGGTGCTCTACCTCACCGACCAGCTGGCCGCCATGGCCGCCATGGACGTCGCCGTCATGCCGGTGCCCTTCGTGCTGGCCGCCTTCACCGTCGCCGCCGCCCGCCGCGCGATCCGCCGCTCGGCCGCCGCCACCCCGACCCCCCGCAGCTGA